One part of the Leucobacter triazinivorans genome encodes these proteins:
- a CDS encoding SulP family inorganic anion transporter, translating to MPARERRLLPTLTAYRRAWLGPDLVAGLTAGAVVVPQAMAYATIAELPVQVGLYTCIVPMLVYALLGGSRAMSVSTTSTVATLTATTLVTAGVTAGSEDHLGSLMMLSLLVGAILLAARLLRLGGLVENISGATVLGVKIGVGGTVAISQLPKLLGEDAEPAGEGFLRALLAVARAFESVNPPTVALSVASIVVMVLMQRFLPRIPGTLTVAAGGILLVAVARIDQAGVALIDPVPQGLPPVSLPDPTHVVALLPGALAIAMMVFLESATVARSIRRRTDPPIDADRELVAIGLANLAGACFPTLPAAGGLSQSAVNQRAGAQTQLAALVTVTLAILFALFLGPVLSLLPQATLAAMVVVAVASLIDIPTLVRWARISPVDFWVALTVAVIGLTAGLLPAVGAGVAITLVLVLRELNTPRIDVLETRGASLALHLGRGLYTANVRANEQAILGIVAEAPHPVDRLVLDVRRVDVMTVTVLDALADLDRELAAKGTELHLAGLPDHAGRIARRTEWFRQLEAEGRVHSAVAAGLRA from the coding sequence ATGCCCGCGCGGGAGCGCCGTCTGCTCCCCACGCTGACGGCCTATCGCCGCGCCTGGCTGGGACCCGACCTCGTCGCGGGTCTCACCGCGGGCGCCGTCGTCGTGCCCCAGGCGATGGCCTACGCGACGATCGCTGAATTGCCGGTGCAGGTCGGTCTCTACACGTGCATCGTGCCGATGCTGGTGTACGCACTGCTCGGCGGCTCGCGGGCGATGAGTGTTTCCACGACCTCCACGGTGGCGACACTCACCGCCACGACGCTCGTCACCGCCGGCGTCACCGCGGGCTCGGAGGACCACCTGGGCTCGCTGATGATGCTCTCGCTGCTCGTCGGCGCCATCCTGCTCGCCGCTCGGCTGCTGCGACTCGGCGGGCTGGTCGAGAACATCAGCGGCGCCACCGTGCTCGGGGTGAAGATCGGCGTCGGCGGCACCGTCGCGATCAGCCAGCTCCCCAAGCTCCTCGGCGAAGACGCCGAGCCCGCCGGCGAGGGTTTCCTGCGCGCCTTGCTCGCGGTCGCCCGAGCCTTCGAGAGCGTGAACCCGCCGACCGTGGCGCTCTCGGTCGCATCGATCGTCGTCATGGTGCTGATGCAGCGTTTCCTCCCCCGAATCCCCGGAACGCTCACGGTCGCGGCGGGGGGCATCCTCCTGGTCGCGGTGGCGCGCATCGATCAGGCCGGCGTGGCGCTGATCGATCCCGTTCCGCAGGGACTGCCGCCTGTCTCGCTCCCGGATCCGACCCACGTCGTCGCGCTCCTCCCCGGCGCGCTGGCGATCGCGATGATGGTCTTCCTCGAGTCGGCGACCGTCGCACGGAGCATCCGGAGGCGCACGGATCCTCCGATCGATGCCGACCGCGAGCTCGTCGCCATCGGTCTCGCGAATCTCGCAGGCGCCTGCTTCCCCACCCTGCCGGCCGCCGGGGGCCTCTCGCAGAGCGCCGTCAATCAGCGCGCGGGGGCGCAGACGCAGCTCGCCGCGCTCGTCACGGTGACGCTGGCGATCCTCTTCGCGCTCTTCCTCGGACCGGTGCTCTCCCTGCTGCCGCAGGCCACGCTCGCCGCCATGGTGGTCGTCGCCGTCGCGAGCCTCATCGATATTCCGACCCTCGTGCGCTGGGCGCGCATCAGCCCCGTCGACTTCTGGGTGGCGCTGACCGTCGCGGTGATCGGGCTGACCGCGGGTCTGCTCCCGGCGGTGGGCGCCGGGGTGGCCATCACCCTCGTGCTGGTACTGCGGGAGTTGAACACACCCCGGATCGACGTGCTCGAGACCCGCGGAGCATCGCTGGCGCTGCACCTGGGGCGCGGCCTGTACACGGCCAACGTCCGCGCCAACGAGCAGGCGATCCTCGGCATCGTCGCAGAGGCACCGCACCCGGTCGATCGGCTCGTGCTCGACGTGCGGCGGGTGGACGTGATGACGGTCACGGTGCTCGACGCACTCGCCGATCTCGACCGGGAGCTGGCGGCGAAGGGAACGGAGCTGCACCTGGCGGGGCTGCCGGATCATGCCGGCAGGATCGCGCGCCGCACCGAGTGGTTTCGTCAGCTCGAGGCCGAGGGCCGGGTGCACTCCGCAGTCGCGGCCGGTCTGCGCGCGTAG
- a CDS encoding SulP family inorganic anion transporter, which yields MIDDACELRSGQDGTTTAQGDDHDRREQSVQRPLAGLTRSNLITELLAGVTLLAIAIPLNIGYAQIAGLPPTAGLYALVVPTVIYALVVSSRQVVASPDAAAAALVASSIGGLAAAGSEDYATMALAQAIICGVLFLLLAFFKLGFLANFLSKPILVGFVGGLALDILVSQIAKMLGVKIESGGEFVEKVGGIVAGLGTANGWSILISGVAVAVLIVGRRLIAAVPWALVVMVVATIVVVIAQLDQQGVAVLGEVPAGPPTLTWPVLSWLEWLALVPSAIALTLVTTAEGLLVSRSYGEKRRYTTRPNRDLFAFGLSNIAAGAQGSFAIGSSTSRTAAMDQAGSRTQLPSLVLAAGTLLLLLFGTGLLADIPSPAIGAIVAVAVLPLLGISEFAALWKRDRFEFAIGATCFAVTLFIGSIPGILVAFVLALINLAKRAASPAIDVLAADDDPKQSLLDEAPPGSTTAPGVIVIRIAAPLFFANGAVFADAVKKAVVASGEDDVRAVVIDMEAVTDIDVTAAESFEGLTAWLADRRILLAFSRLRPESEARLAQLGMLEGAQVFTTNRAAVAALSPPADPNAQP from the coding sequence GTGATCGACGACGCCTGCGAGCTCCGGAGCGGTCAAGATGGGACCACCACCGCGCAGGGCGACGATCACGATCGACGGGAGCAGAGCGTGCAACGACCGCTTGCGGGTCTCACCCGCTCGAATCTCATCACGGAGCTGCTCGCCGGCGTGACTCTGCTCGCCATCGCCATCCCGCTCAACATCGGATACGCCCAGATCGCCGGGCTCCCCCCGACGGCGGGACTGTACGCGCTCGTGGTGCCGACCGTCATCTACGCTCTCGTCGTCTCATCGCGCCAGGTCGTCGCCTCGCCCGACGCCGCAGCCGCGGCACTGGTCGCCTCGTCCATCGGCGGGCTCGCCGCAGCCGGCTCCGAGGACTACGCGACGATGGCGCTGGCGCAGGCCATCATCTGCGGCGTGCTGTTCCTGCTGCTGGCCTTCTTCAAGCTCGGATTCCTGGCGAACTTCCTCTCGAAGCCGATCCTGGTCGGGTTCGTCGGCGGGCTGGCCCTCGACATCCTCGTCTCCCAGATCGCGAAGATGCTGGGCGTGAAGATCGAGTCCGGCGGCGAGTTCGTCGAAAAGGTGGGCGGTATCGTCGCCGGCCTGGGCACGGCGAACGGCTGGTCGATCCTCATCTCCGGCGTCGCGGTCGCAGTCCTGATCGTGGGCCGCAGGCTCATCGCCGCCGTACCGTGGGCGCTCGTCGTCATGGTCGTCGCGACGATCGTCGTCGTGATCGCGCAGCTGGATCAGCAGGGCGTCGCGGTGCTGGGAGAGGTGCCCGCAGGGCCGCCCACGCTCACCTGGCCGGTGCTCTCGTGGCTCGAATGGCTCGCCCTGGTGCCCTCCGCTATCGCGCTCACGCTCGTGACCACCGCCGAGGGTCTGCTCGTCTCCCGCTCCTACGGCGAGAAACGCCGCTACACGACCCGACCCAACCGCGACCTCTTCGCGTTCGGGCTCTCCAACATCGCCGCCGGCGCCCAGGGCAGCTTCGCGATCGGCTCCTCCACCAGCCGCACCGCGGCCATGGATCAGGCGGGATCCCGTACCCAGCTTCCCTCGCTCGTGCTCGCCGCCGGCACACTGCTCCTCCTGCTGTTCGGCACCGGACTCCTCGCCGACATCCCGTCACCGGCGATCGGTGCGATCGTGGCCGTGGCCGTGCTCCCTCTGCTCGGGATCTCGGAGTTCGCAGCGCTCTGGAAGCGCGACCGCTTCGAGTTCGCGATCGGCGCTACCTGCTTCGCGGTGACCCTGTTCATCGGGTCGATTCCCGGCATCCTCGTCGCGTTCGTGCTCGCGCTCATCAATCTCGCGAAGCGCGCCGCATCGCCGGCCATCGATGTGCTCGCGGCCGACGACGACCCGAAGCAGTCGCTGCTCGACGAAGCCCCGCCGGGGTCCACTACGGCGCCGGGGGTGATCGTGATCCGGATCGCCGCGCCGCTGTTCTTCGCCAACGGCGCCGTCTTCGCCGACGCCGTGAAGAAGGCGGTCGTCGCGAGCGGCGAGGACGACGTGCGCGCGGTCGTCATCGACATGGAGGCGGTCACCGACATCGACGTCACGGCCGCCGAGTCGTTCGAGGGCCTCACCGCCTGGCTCGCCGATCGGCGGATCCTCCTGGCCTTCAGCCGACTGCGCCCCGAGTCAGAAGCGCGACTCGCCCAGCTCGGGATGCTGGAGGGTGCACAGGTGTTCACCACGAACCGGGCCGCCGTCGCCGCGCTGAGCCCGCCCGCAGATCCGAACGCGCAGCCGTGA
- a CDS encoding AI-2E family transporter, translating into MPGSSEDHGPGPRDAPGPEHALLVRLRPGRPLITGFAVAIGVILAVSLAIAVASISAVLVSMFLGLFLALGLDPAISALERHRIPRAWGIAIVAIAFVVITIAIAIVIVPATVRQLAHLVAEAPEAYQAVQASDWYLSLEAALGVDLSAVVHEGVRSATSLSNFLAVSGGLLQFGFGTIGVISSSFMVVVLTLYFVSSLSMMKLSLTSLVPAYRRTQVRDLIEQITRSVGSTVAGGITLSTFNAAAVFLLQWAIGSSVPVLMALVAFFVTLVPLIGSLVFLVIGGASALFVSPGAALVFVIGYFVYIEIEAYVITPRILGRAVAVPGVLVITGAMIGAALMGLLGALVAIPITASILIVLRQVVIPRQDARTRAEEEPRVTLSG; encoded by the coding sequence GTGCCGGGTAGCTCGGAGGATCATGGACCCGGGCCGCGCGACGCCCCGGGTCCGGAGCACGCACTCCTGGTGAGGCTGCGCCCCGGGCGCCCGCTCATCACGGGGTTCGCGGTGGCGATCGGCGTGATCCTGGCGGTGTCGCTGGCGATCGCGGTCGCATCGATCTCGGCGGTGCTCGTCTCGATGTTCCTCGGCCTGTTCCTCGCACTCGGGCTCGATCCCGCGATCAGCGCGCTGGAGCGGCACCGGATCCCCCGGGCGTGGGGCATCGCCATCGTCGCGATCGCCTTCGTCGTGATCACGATCGCGATCGCGATCGTCATCGTCCCGGCGACCGTGCGCCAACTCGCGCACCTCGTCGCCGAGGCTCCCGAGGCGTATCAGGCCGTGCAGGCCAGCGACTGGTATCTGTCGCTCGAGGCGGCGCTGGGCGTCGACCTCTCCGCCGTGGTCCACGAAGGGGTGCGGTCGGCCACGAGCCTCTCCAATTTCCTCGCCGTCTCCGGCGGCCTGCTCCAGTTCGGCTTCGGCACCATCGGCGTCATCTCGAGCAGCTTCATGGTCGTGGTGCTGACGCTGTACTTCGTGTCGTCGCTGTCGATGATGAAGCTCTCGCTGACCAGCCTGGTGCCCGCCTACCGGCGCACGCAGGTGCGCGACCTCATCGAGCAGATCACTCGCTCCGTGGGGTCCACCGTAGCCGGCGGCATCACGCTGTCGACCTTCAACGCCGCCGCCGTGTTCCTGCTGCAGTGGGCGATCGGCTCGTCGGTCCCCGTGCTCATGGCGCTCGTCGCCTTCTTCGTCACGCTCGTGCCGCTGATCGGCTCACTCGTGTTCCTCGTGATCGGAGGCGCGAGCGCGCTCTTCGTCAGCCCCGGGGCTGCCCTCGTGTTCGTCATCGGCTACTTCGTGTACATCGAGATCGAGGCCTACGTCATCACACCCCGAATCCTGGGGCGCGCGGTGGCCGTCCCCGGGGTGCTCGTCATCACCGGAGCGATGATCGGGGCGGCGCTCATGGGCCTGCTCGGCGCGCTCGTGGCGATCCCGATCACGGCTTCGATCCTCATCGTTCTGCGTCAAGTCGTCATCCCCCGACAGGACGCCCGCACCCGCGCCGAGGAGGAGCCGAGAGTCACCCTCAGCGGGTGA
- a CDS encoding DUF6325 family protein, with protein sequence MTHFRYGPVELHVVGFPGDAPSPQVLGALGDLLDTGLVRLLDFILVTKSEDGAVDVVEIEGDGAPGLNGAVPLAAGLVGAEDVESLAESVAPGASAAIVALELAYQRELAEQLGASGGEVLRSERIPAPIVNAVLDLAEQEEGD encoded by the coding sequence ATGACCCACTTCCGATACGGACCGGTCGAACTCCACGTCGTCGGGTTCCCCGGTGACGCGCCGAGCCCGCAGGTGCTCGGCGCACTGGGAGACCTGCTCGATACGGGACTCGTGCGCCTGCTCGACTTCATCCTCGTGACGAAGTCCGAGGACGGGGCCGTCGACGTCGTCGAGATCGAGGGCGACGGCGCGCCCGGCCTGAATGGAGCAGTCCCGCTGGCGGCGGGACTCGTGGGCGCAGAGGACGTCGAGAGCCTCGCGGAGTCCGTCGCCCCCGGCGCTTCCGCGGCGATCGTCGCACTCGAACTCGCCTATCAGCGCGAGCTCGCGGAGCAGCTCGGCGCCTCCGGCGGCGAAGTGCTGCGCAGCGAGCGGATCCCCGCACCCATCGTCAACGCCGTGCTCGACCTCGCCGAGCAGGAAGAAGGAGACTGA
- a CDS encoding DUF6325 family protein yields the protein MSLGASAAGLAYGAVELHVISFETEHVPEGLLRALSERAAHGDVRILDLVLLDRPAEGAPRIRELEAGDDGCTHFALHARGLIAEDDLHELASCVPRGGAAAVVALEPIWAREFAEQIAIAGSVIVATVRIPAPAINAAVEIALED from the coding sequence ATGAGCCTGGGGGCTTCGGCGGCGGGCCTCGCGTACGGCGCGGTCGAGCTGCACGTGATCTCGTTCGAGACCGAGCACGTGCCGGAGGGCCTGTTGCGCGCACTCTCGGAGCGTGCGGCGCACGGAGACGTGCGCATCCTCGACCTCGTGCTGCTCGACCGGCCGGCCGAGGGGGCACCGCGCATCCGCGAGCTCGAGGCGGGGGACGACGGATGCACCCACTTCGCGCTCCACGCGCGGGGGCTCATCGCCGAAGATGATCTGCACGAGTTGGCCTCCTGCGTTCCCCGGGGAGGCGCCGCTGCCGTCGTGGCGCTCGAGCCCATCTGGGCGAGGGAGTTCGCCGAGCAGATCGCGATTGCCGGGAGCGTGATCGTGGCCACTGTGCGCATCCCGGCGCCCGCGATCAACGCCGCCGTCGAGATCGCGCTGGAGGACTGA
- a CDS encoding DUF3566 domain-containing protein, which translates to MSNTVADKLAKKTRKKAPAKQVRLKLVYIDFWSAVKFSFLVSICFAIVSVVSTVLIYTVLTQTGVFAQVDTLFMDIVGEDNSLMKLIGFPQVFGFAVVVGILNTIVGTALGAVGSLVYNLLVRVLGGFQLGFTSN; encoded by the coding sequence ATGAGTAACACTGTCGCCGACAAACTGGCAAAGAAGACGCGGAAGAAGGCGCCTGCGAAGCAGGTGCGTCTGAAGCTCGTCTACATCGACTTCTGGTCTGCGGTGAAGTTCTCCTTCCTCGTATCGATCTGCTTCGCGATCGTGAGCGTCGTCTCGACGGTGCTCATCTACACCGTGCTCACGCAGACCGGGGTCTTCGCCCAGGTCGACACGCTGTTCATGGATATCGTGGGCGAGGACAACAGCCTCATGAAGCTGATCGGCTTCCCGCAGGTCTTCGGCTTCGCGGTGGTGGTGGGGATCCTCAACACCATCGTGGGCACGGCTCTGGGCGCGGTGGGATCCCTCGTCTACAACCTGCTCGTGCGGGTGTTGGGAGGGTTCCAGCTCGGGTTCACGAGCAACTAG
- a CDS encoding SHOCT domain-containing protein → MSFWESFWAIVGWFFWAAIFIAYLMALFSVLADIVRDETLKGWAKAIWVIFLIFVPFLTALVYLIARGDGMSRRSAAAARQTRQEADDYIRTVAQTDPATQIEKAAALLQSGTITQAEYEQLKARALAG, encoded by the coding sequence ATGTCGTTCTGGGAATCGTTCTGGGCCATCGTCGGGTGGTTCTTCTGGGCTGCGATCTTCATCGCCTACCTGATGGCACTGTTCTCCGTGCTCGCCGATATCGTGCGCGATGAGACGTTAAAGGGCTGGGCCAAAGCGATCTGGGTCATCTTCCTGATTTTCGTGCCGTTCCTCACCGCGCTCGTCTATCTCATCGCACGTGGCGACGGGATGAGCCGTCGCAGCGCCGCCGCCGCGCGCCAGACGCGCCAGGAGGCGGACGACTACATTCGCACGGTGGCGCAGACTGATCCGGCGACGCAGATCGAGAAGGCTGCAGCTCTCCTCCAATCCGGCACGATCACGCAGGCGGAGTACGAGCAGCTCAAAGCACGCGCACTCGCCGGCTAG
- a CDS encoding LuxR C-terminal-related transcriptional regulator, translating into MPEGEAYRARRFRHAPPRRQPGHIDRPRIVRVLEDRLSTDPTLLVVAPSGYGKTSAVSEWASTHPGRVAWLTVGPFESDSTRLGLEAVRALQELARSDDSDDLRPLLEITANDSAPAETFELLADALQAVQSPVTLVIDDAHRAKDQIREGLLGALIDSAVSPLRLLLIGTSYLEIALNRLVLSRPHLAVRAHDLAFDLDEITSLSTELALPLDPETTLAETQGWPIAIRLVQLTGVRPGPEHGAPDDALMREYVHEHLLASVPQEIAEFALLTSVCGEMSAAMAAAVSGLEESAELLERCVRIGLFIDRYDTPGGTVYRWHSVFARYCRAILESTRPEQRLAASAAAARFAEQSAPLLSLSYWVQAREIDRAIASMLAHWPELIVGPDAHALQQWCASLPEPYDEDPRVLLVRACAQDVTGATDVSRMLLAHAEARAEHLDDRSEYEAIRTQVLLQLVDDRDQLAVIATRAREQLMAPSSMSARTRAAYTYLLGFAELRLRRSPELVVQLLSSAAAEAEAVGNFALAHRALDHLSYVLTWVGQLRQARTVLNRQPGTADDASWAAYGGAPAAATAASGQIAYWEDDLDRAQAEFTRALRGGSSPLAFAGVARMMLAFTAAASRDPGLCHRAARELQAIPQQMHRGVSWPAFRNASRAALHEAAGHRAQAMKIVEHYAEASDLPLVSVLLSGIALRAGKTELAASMMARQDHYLSASYISTTKLAVDALVRAQRGLEQPAHELIEQALEIAASEGVRRPFSGGGITMRKLLTDHLAWGTRHEQFISECLALRTTAGPQDHLSDRENAVFAQLRTTKTMQEIAEVLGVSINTVKTHQRSIYRKLGVASRREAVRFFS; encoded by the coding sequence ATGCCTGAGGGGGAAGCATATCGAGCTCGTCGGTTCAGACACGCACCGCCGCGACGACAGCCGGGCCACATCGATCGGCCCAGGATCGTGCGCGTGCTCGAGGATCGGCTCAGTACCGATCCGACGCTGCTCGTCGTCGCACCGAGCGGGTACGGCAAGACGTCGGCGGTGAGCGAGTGGGCATCGACCCACCCGGGCAGGGTCGCCTGGCTGACGGTGGGCCCGTTCGAATCCGACAGCACGCGCCTCGGCCTCGAGGCGGTACGCGCGCTGCAGGAGTTGGCGCGCTCCGACGACTCGGACGATCTGCGTCCGCTGCTCGAGATCACCGCGAACGACTCCGCCCCGGCAGAGACGTTCGAGCTCCTCGCCGACGCGCTGCAGGCGGTGCAGTCGCCCGTCACCCTCGTCATCGACGACGCGCATCGGGCGAAGGATCAGATCCGAGAGGGCCTGCTCGGCGCACTGATCGACTCCGCCGTCAGCCCCCTCCGGCTACTGCTCATCGGCACGAGCTATCTCGAGATCGCACTGAACCGACTGGTGCTCAGCCGACCGCACCTCGCCGTTCGCGCTCACGACCTCGCGTTCGATCTGGACGAGATCACGTCCCTGTCGACCGAGCTCGCACTCCCGCTCGACCCGGAGACCACCCTCGCGGAGACTCAGGGGTGGCCGATCGCGATCCGTCTGGTGCAGCTCACGGGCGTGCGGCCCGGCCCGGAGCACGGCGCTCCCGACGACGCACTCATGCGCGAGTACGTGCATGAGCACCTGCTCGCCTCCGTTCCGCAGGAGATCGCGGAGTTCGCGCTGCTGACCTCGGTCTGCGGCGAGATGAGCGCGGCGATGGCTGCCGCGGTCTCGGGGCTGGAGGAGAGTGCGGAGCTGCTCGAGCGGTGCGTGCGCATCGGCCTGTTCATCGATCGCTACGACACGCCCGGCGGCACCGTGTACCGCTGGCACTCCGTGTTCGCCCGCTATTGCCGGGCGATCCTCGAATCCACCCGCCCGGAGCAGCGGCTCGCGGCCAGCGCCGCCGCCGCCCGCTTCGCCGAGCAGAGCGCCCCACTCCTCTCGCTCTCCTACTGGGTCCAGGCCCGCGAGATCGACCGGGCCATCGCGTCGATGCTCGCGCACTGGCCCGAACTGATCGTCGGTCCTGACGCGCACGCGCTCCAGCAGTGGTGCGCCTCGCTGCCCGAGCCGTATGACGAGGATCCTCGCGTGCTGCTCGTACGCGCGTGCGCACAGGATGTGACCGGGGCCACCGACGTCTCCCGCATGCTGCTCGCCCACGCCGAAGCGCGTGCCGAGCACCTCGATGACCGGTCAGAGTACGAGGCGATCCGCACCCAGGTGCTGCTCCAACTCGTCGACGATCGGGATCAGCTGGCCGTCATCGCGACGCGTGCGCGCGAGCAGCTCATGGCCCCCTCATCGATGTCGGCTCGTACGCGTGCCGCGTACACCTATCTCCTGGGGTTCGCCGAGCTGCGCCTCCGGCGCTCCCCCGAGCTCGTCGTCCAGCTGCTCTCGTCGGCAGCAGCTGAGGCCGAAGCCGTGGGCAACTTCGCACTCGCGCATCGCGCACTGGATCATCTCTCGTACGTGCTGACGTGGGTGGGACAGTTGCGGCAGGCCCGCACGGTCCTGAACCGTCAACCCGGCACCGCCGACGACGCGTCCTGGGCCGCGTACGGCGGGGCACCCGCCGCCGCGACGGCGGCGAGCGGACAGATCGCCTACTGGGAGGACGACCTCGATCGCGCACAGGCCGAGTTCACTCGGGCACTGCGCGGGGGGAGCTCCCCGCTCGCCTTCGCCGGCGTTGCACGGATGATGCTGGCATTCACCGCAGCGGCTTCCCGCGACCCCGGCCTCTGCCACCGCGCGGCGCGAGAACTGCAGGCGATCCCGCAGCAGATGCACCGCGGGGTGTCGTGGCCGGCCTTCCGCAATGCATCCCGCGCAGCTCTGCACGAGGCGGCCGGTCACCGCGCACAGGCGATGAAGATCGTCGAGCACTACGCAGAAGCGAGCGATCTCCCGCTCGTGAGCGTGCTGCTCTCCGGGATCGCTCTCCGCGCAGGTAAGACGGAACTCGCTGCCAGCATGATGGCGAGGCAGGATCACTATCTCTCGGCGTCCTACATCAGTACGACCAAGCTCGCGGTCGACGCTCTCGTCCGGGCCCAGCGAGGGCTCGAGCAGCCCGCGCACGAACTCATCGAGCAGGCGCTCGAGATCGCAGCGTCCGAGGGAGTGCGGCGGCCGTTCTCGGGCGGCGGCATCACCATGCGCAAGCTCCTCACCGATCATCTGGCCTGGGGCACCCGGCACGAGCAGTTCATATCCGAGTGTCTCGCGCTGCGCACGACGGCCGGGCCGCAGGATCACCTCTCCGATCGGGAGAACGCGGTATTCGCGCAGCTGCGCACCACCAAGACCATGCAGGAGATCGCTGAGGTGCTCGGCGTCTCGATCAATACGGTGAAGACCCACCAGCGATCGATCTACCGCAAGCTCGGCGTGGCCAGCCGACGCGAGGCCGTTCGCTTCTTCTCGTAG
- a CDS encoding SHOCT domain-containing protein yields MPIRRIGRPGLLGLAARTAVVAGTASAVSGGMANARQRRTQAEFEQQQYEAAQQQAQVDEAARNAAAQLATPPASAPASAPGAPAAPAGESIADQLQQLASLMQAGVLSADEFAAAKAKLLS; encoded by the coding sequence ATGCCCATCCGCAGAATCGGCCGCCCCGGGCTCCTCGGGCTGGCCGCACGCACCGCAGTCGTCGCCGGCACCGCCTCGGCGGTTTCGGGAGGCATGGCCAATGCCCGCCAGCGCCGCACCCAGGCCGAGTTCGAGCAGCAGCAGTACGAGGCTGCGCAGCAGCAGGCCCAGGTCGACGAGGCCGCCCGCAACGCCGCCGCGCAGCTCGCGACGCCGCCGGCGAGCGCGCCTGCCTCAGCCCCGGGCGCACCCGCCGCCCCGGCCGGCGAGTCCATCGCGGACCAGCTGCAGCAATTGGCCTCGCTCATGCAGGCCGGCGTGCTCTCCGCCGACGAGTTCGCCGCAGCCAAAGCGAAGCTCCTCTCCTGA
- a CDS encoding formylglycine-generating enzyme family protein: MISIPGGTLLMGSDEFYPEEGPVHERDVDPFELDAHPVTNADFARFVAETGYATVAERPLDPKDYPQVDPSALIPGALVFTATAGPVDLRDWRQWWRWQPGAHWRRPFGANSSIEDRLDHPVVHIAYEDASSYASWAGKRLPTEAEWEWAARGGAVGGRFSWGDEPQSAGDLRANTWQGAFPYRNTGAKGWAGTSPVGLFPANAYGLHDMIGNVWEWTADSWTHRHVPPGWSGVDAGDRASLLSAEPGSQIPRRVIKGGSHLCAPEYCLRYRPAARSAQAEDTATTHIGFRCAR, translated from the coding sequence ATGATCAGCATTCCGGGCGGTACGCTTCTGATGGGATCCGACGAGTTCTACCCGGAGGAAGGGCCGGTGCACGAGCGTGACGTAGATCCGTTCGAGCTGGACGCCCATCCCGTCACGAATGCCGACTTCGCCCGCTTCGTCGCGGAGACCGGATACGCGACGGTGGCAGAGCGGCCCCTCGATCCGAAGGACTACCCGCAGGTGGACCCCTCCGCCCTCATCCCCGGAGCTCTCGTCTTCACTGCGACTGCCGGGCCCGTCGATCTGCGCGACTGGCGCCAGTGGTGGCGCTGGCAGCCCGGTGCCCACTGGCGCCGACCCTTCGGCGCGAACTCTTCGATCGAGGACCGTCTGGACCATCCGGTCGTGCACATCGCCTATGAGGACGCCTCGAGCTATGCGAGCTGGGCCGGCAAGCGGCTGCCGACCGAGGCCGAGTGGGAATGGGCGGCGCGCGGCGGCGCAGTCGGAGGACGCTTCTCCTGGGGCGACGAGCCGCAATCGGCCGGCGATCTCAGGGCCAATACCTGGCAGGGGGCCTTCCCGTATCGCAATACCGGTGCGAAGGGCTGGGCCGGCACGTCGCCGGTGGGCCTGTTCCCGGCGAACGCCTACGGTCTGCACGACATGATCGGCAACGTCTGGGAGTGGACCGCCGACTCCTGGACGCACCGTCACGTGCCGCCGGGGTGGTCGGGCGTTGACGCGGGGGATCGGGCGAGCCTGCTCTCGGCCGAGCCCGGATCGCAGATCCCGCGCCGCGTGATCAAGGGCGGCTCGCACCTGTGCGCGCCCGAGTACTGCCTGCGCTACCGGCCGGCGGCCCGCTCCGCGCAGGCCGAGGACACGGCGACCACCCACATCGGCTTCCGCTGCGCACGCTGA
- a CDS encoding GAP family protein codes for MGSIIGQILPLALGIAISPVPIIAAILMLLSPRARTTSIGFLAGWLVGIIAVTSVFTMLSAFLPESGPTGPKPILGTIQLLLGLTLLLLAAKQWRGRPGPDDAPQLPKWMRSIDRIHFGGALGLGLLLAAVNPKNLLLGASAGVTIGSAALGFGATAGTITVFTALAGCTVLVPVIGALAASKRLAGPLASLRDWLAQENAVIMTVVLLLLGVSVLGKGIGSF; via the coding sequence ATGGGATCGATCATCGGCCAGATCCTTCCCCTGGCGCTCGGGATCGCGATCAGCCCCGTGCCGATCATCGCCGCGATCCTCATGCTGCTCTCCCCCAGGGCGCGCACGACGAGCATCGGGTTCCTCGCCGGCTGGCTCGTCGGGATCATCGCGGTCACCTCGGTGTTCACGATGCTCTCGGCGTTCCTTCCGGAGAGCGGACCGACCGGGCCGAAGCCGATCCTCGGCACGATACAGCTGCTGCTCGGCCTCACTCTGCTGCTCCTCGCCGCGAAGCAGTGGCGCGGTCGTCCCGGGCCGGATGACGCGCCGCAGCTGCCGAAATGGATGCGGTCGATCGACCGCATCCATTTCGGAGGCGCGCTCGGGCTCGGGCTGCTGCTGGCGGCCGTGAATCCGAAGAACCTCCTGCTCGGAGCCAGCGCGGGGGTGACGATCGGCTCCGCCGCGCTGGGCTTCGGGGCGACCGCCGGGACCATCACCGTGTTCACCGCGCTGGCCGGGTGCACGGTGCTCGTGCCCGTGATCGGCGCCCTCGCGGCATCGAAACGCCTCGCCGGGCCCCTCGCGTCCCTGCGCGACTGGCTGGCGCAGGAGAACGCCGTAATCATGACCGTCGTCCTCCTGCTGCTCGGCGTCTCCGTGCTCGGCAAGGGGATCGGGAGCTTCTGA